The following are from one region of the Heterodontus francisci isolate sHetFra1 chromosome 34, sHetFra1.hap1, whole genome shotgun sequence genome:
- the LOC137348572 gene encoding uncharacterized protein encodes MGILLVFTLCVCLPRSFSQSVTQTPAAVTRKECQSLTINCVYYEGGFWDYEFRSGHFFRQTQTGTKRERISDGGRFVVSLNKAEKTFSLEIRDVKVEDTATYYCQAEYRYNTGDSAYGSGTVVTVTADSSSLVSRSPPLQTAAAGDTVTLSYEYSGFCQYTVHWYRQSPGQAPKYLLQIHTSGEQNNENAAGGRISASIDPTEKISRLKISKLQLSDSAVYYCELSRPKWLTLKYPLKWNIKPLSFINLLKRLRKGTKPDGPSGKDNGKPSRVDPIKLGQGNLQWITTYRPPSADESVLIHVEHQLEETVTVARAQCALWVGHFNVHQHDWLDSTTGRAGRVLKGIAARLGLRQVVREPTRGKNILDLVLTNLPECSNS; translated from the exons ATGGGAATCCTCCTTGTTTTCACCCTGTGTGTCTGTTTACCCC GCTCTTTCAGTCAGTCAGTGACACAGACCCCGGCAGCGGTGACCAGGAAGGAGTGTCAGTCTCTCACCATCAACTGTGTTTACTATGAAGGTGGGTTCTGGGATTATGAATTCCGAAGTGGACATTTCTTCAGACAAACCCAAACCGGGACAAAGCGGGAGCGGATCTCTGACGGAGGCCGATTTGTTGTGTCGTTGAATAAGGCAGAAAAGACATTTTCTCTGGAAATTCGGGATGTGAAAGTTGAAGACACCGCCACCTATTACTGTCAAGCTGAGTACAGGTACAACACA GGTGATTCTGCGTATGGATCCGGGACGGTGGTGACTGTCACAGCCG ATTCCAGTTCCCTGGTGTCCCGGAGTCCGCCTCTGCAAACCGCTGCTGCCGGTGACACTGTTACTTTAAGCTACGAATATTCAGGGTTCTGTCAGTACACAGTGCACTGGTACCGTCAATCCCCAGGGCAGGCTCCGAAATACCTGCTTCAGATACACACTTCAGGAGAGCAGAATAATGAAAACGCAGCCGGGGGACGAATTTCTGCATCAATCGATCCTACCGAAAAAATCAGCCGGTTAAAAATCTCCAAACTGCAACTGAGCGACTCCGCTGTGTATTACTGTGAATTGAGTCGGC caaagtggttgactctgaaatatcctctgaaatggaatatcaagccactcagtttcatCAACCTGCTAAAACGTCTACGAAAAGgaacgaaaccggacggaccatcggGAAAagataatggcaaacccagccgtgtggaccct AtcaaacttgggcaaggaaacctccaatggattaccacctaccgccctccctcagctgatgaatcagtacttatccatgttgaacaccaattggaagaaacagTGACAGTAGCAAGGGCACAATGTGCACTCTGGGttgggcacttcaatgtccatcaacacgaCTGGCTAGATAGTACCACTGgccgagctggccgtgtcctaaagggcatagctgctagactgggtctgcggcaggtggtgagggaaccaacaagagggaaaaacatacttgacctcgtcctcaccaatctgcctgagtGCAGTAATAGCTGA